One region of Eupeodes corollae chromosome 1, idEupCoro1.1, whole genome shotgun sequence genomic DNA includes:
- the LOC129941727 gene encoding uncharacterized protein LOC129941727 — MKAQFYCLILLAILAFCNSNPAPLNTDESEARLFIQDAKNKLNTIYEEMRLVGHDLDINPNLMFRYQKLQNVTNSIAELAQQSKKFETSQYKDEELKYILEILTQQADEGILGTWWFEKMLDAVNAVEAIGSRKNIAKFHKKRVNLAYYPDIENIIAYTNNSAELKYYWKELREHNSNLVVRNLITITDVILKAANATGES; from the exons atGAAGGCACAATTTTACTGCCTGATCCTTTTAGCGATCTTGGCTTTTTGT AATTCAAATCCAGCTCCATTGAACACCGACGAATCAGAAGCAAGGCTATTCATCCAAGATGCAAAAAACAAACTCAATACTATATACGAAGAAATGCGTTTAGTAGGCCATGATCTTGATATAAATccaaatttaatgtttcgatATCAAAAGTTACAAAATGTAACAAATTCAATTGCTGAACTTGCTCAGCAATCGAAAAAATTCGAGACTTCACAATACAAAGACGAAGAATTGAAGTATATTCTCGAAATACTCACCCAACAAGCTGATGAAGGAATTCTTGGAACATGGTGGTTTGAGAAGATGTTGGATGCAGTCAATGCTGTAGAGGCTATTGGAAGTCGGAAGAACATTGCGAAATTTCATAAGAAAAGAGTTAATTTGGCTTATTATCCGgacattgaaaatataattgctTATACGAATAATAGTGCAGAATTAAAGTATTATTGGAAGGAATTGAGGGAGCATAATTCGAATTTGGTTGTCAGGAATTTAATAACAATCACCGATGTGATTTTAAAAGCAGCTAACGCAACAGGTGAGTCCTAA